A region from the Vicia villosa cultivar HV-30 ecotype Madison, WI linkage group LG3, Vvil1.0, whole genome shotgun sequence genome encodes:
- the LOC131655278 gene encoding beta-galactosidase-like yields MWPDLIKKAKDGGLDAIETYIFWDLHEPVRRQYNFSKNLDFIKFLKNVHEEGLYVVLRIGPYVCAEWNYGGFPMWLHNLPGIQLRTDNAVFKKEMKIFTTKIVTLCKEAGLFAPQGGPIILAQIENEYGDVITNYGEDGNTYIKWCAQMALAQNVGVPWIMCKQNNAPSPIINTCNGYYCDDFKPNNPKSPKMFTENWVGWFQKWGERKPHRTAEDVAFSVARFFQKGGVLQNYYMYHGGTNFGRTAGGPYIITAYDYDAPLDEYGNLNQPKWGHLKNLHAAIKLGEKVLTNGTVIEKQYGDSIYLTTYANNATRQKFCFLSNSHNSKDVEVDLQQDGKYYVPAWSVSILQDCNKEVFNTAKVDAQTNVYVKKLSTKLGNSLIWTWASDPIEDTLQAIGTFSASQLLEQKSVTVDASDYLWYMTKVPINDTSIWNNATLQVNTAGHVLHAYVNGQYIGPQWGTHDNLSFTYERLVSLKQGTNIISLLSGTVGHAHYGASFDMKQTGIVGGPVKLIATNSGNTLDISKSSWSYKVGLNGEAKRFYDSKIKNGVQWNINNVAVGKPLTWYKTTFKTPEGKDAVVLDFTGLTKGQAWVNGQSIGRYWPTMVADKNGCDNKCDYRGNYGADKCLSGCGEPSQRFYHVPRSFLNNDTNTNTLILFEEMGGSPFNVSVQTVAIDFICATTDYGKTLELKCPDGKTISEIQFASYGEPQGKCGSFQVGEWESRDSVAVVEKLCTGKQLCSINVTSSTFGITKGGTNGQLAVQLLCDGSDPDDNRVQFVHV; encoded by the coding sequence ATGTGGCCAGATCTTATTAAGAAAGCAAAAGATGGTGGTCTTGATGCCATTGAAACATATATATTTTGGGACCTTCACGAACCTGTTCGTCGCCAATATAATTTTTCTAAAAATCTAGATTTCATCAAGTTTCTAAAAAATGTTCACGAAGAAGGTCTTTATGTTGTGCTTCGAATCGGTCCTTATGTTTGTGCTGAATGGAACTATGGAGGTTTCCCAATGTGGTTACACAACTTGCCAGGGATTCAGCTAAGGACTGACAATGCAGTTTTTAAGAAGgaaatgaaaatattcacaacaaAGATTGTGACCTTGTGCAAAGAAGCTGGATTGTTTGCACCACAAGGAGGACCGATCATTTTGGCTCAAATTGAGAATGAATATGGGGATGTCATAACTAACTACGGAGAAGATGGGAACACATACATTAAATGGTGTGCCCAGATGGCTTTAGCTCAAAATGTCGGTGTCCCATGGATCATGTGCAAGCAAAACAATGCTCCATCACCTATTATCAACACATGCAATGGCTATTATTGTGATGATTTCAAGCCAAACAATCCTAAAAGCCCTAAAATGTTTACAGAGAATTGGGTTGGTTGGTTCCAAAAATGGGGTGAAAGGAAGCCACACAGAACTGCTGAAGATGTAGCATTTTCAGTTGCACGTTTTTTTCAAAAGGGTGGTGTCCTCCAAAACTATTACATGTACCATGGAGGAACAAATTTTGGAAGAACCGCGGGCGGTCCATATATCATCACAGCATATGACTATGATGCACCACTTGATGAATACGGTAACTTAAACCAACCAAAATGGGGACATCTTAAAAATCTCCATGCCGCCATAAAGTTAGGAGAGAAGGTTCTCACTAATGGCACTGTTATAGAGAAGCAATATGGAGATTCAATATATTTGACTACTTATGCAAATAATGCCACTAgacaaaaattttgttttttgagTAATTCACATAATTCTAAGGATGTTGAAGTTGATCTACAACAAGATGGAAAGTATTATGTGCCTGCTTGGTCAGTGTCTATTCTCCAAGATTGCAACAAGGAAGTTTTCAACACTGCAAAGGTTGATGCACAAACAAATGTTTATGTGAAGAAACTATCTACAAAATTAGGAAACTCACTCATTTGGACATGGGCATCCGACCCCATAGAAGACACCTTACAAGCAATAGGGACATTTAGTGCATCTCAACTTTTGGAGCAAAAGAGTGTTACCGTTGATGCTAGTGATTATTTGTGGTACATGACCAAAGTTCCAATCAATGacacatccatttggaataatgCAACTTTGCAAGTGAACACGGCAGGCCATGTTCTTCACGCCTATGTTAATGGACAATATATTGGCCCACAGTGGGGAACACATGATAACCTTAGTTTTACATATGAAAGATTGGTTTCATTGAAACAAGGTACCAACATTATAAGTTTATTAAGTGGTACAGTTGGTCACGCACATTATGGTGCCTCCTTTGATATGAAACAAACCGGTATTGTTGGGGGTCCTGTGAAACTCATTGCAACCAATTCAGGAAATACTTTGGATATATCAAAATCTAGTTGGTCATACAAGGTTGGATTAAATGGTGAGGCTAAAAGATTTTATGattctaaaattaaaaatggAGTTCAATGGAACATAAATAATGTTGCTGTAGGAAAACCATTGACTTGGTACAAGACTACTTTTAAGACCCCTGAAGGTAAAGACGCTGTAGTCTTAGATTTCACAGGCCTTACAAAAGGACAAGCATGGGTTAATGGTCAAAGTATTGGAAGGTATTGGCCTACAATGGTGGCTGACAAAAATGGATGTGATAATAAATGTGATTATAGAGGAAATTATGGAGCTGATAAATGTTTGAGTGGGTGTGGAGAACCATCTCAAAGGTTTTACCATGTGCCAAGGTCATTCTTAAATAATGACACAAACACTAACACGTTGATTTTATTTGAGGAAATGGGTGGAAGCCCCTTTAATGTGTCTGTACAAACAGTTGCAATTGATTTTATATGTGCAACAACAGATTATGGAAAAACCTTAGAACTAAAATGCCCTGATGGAAAGACTATATCAGAAATCCAATTTGCGAGCTATGGAGAACCACAAGGAAAGTGTGGATCATTCCAAGTAGGTGAATGGGAATCACGTGACAGTGTTGCAGTGGTTGAAAAATTATGCACTGGTAAACAATTATGTTCAATAAACGTGACAAGTTCCACATTTGGAATAACTAAAGGTGGCACAAATGGTCAACTAGCTGTGCAACTCCTATGTGATGGCTCTGATCCTGATGATAATCGTGTGCAATTTGTTCACGTGtag